A part of Aspergillus flavus chromosome 5, complete sequence genomic DNA contains:
- a CDS encoding structure-specific endonuclease subunit slx4 (conserved hypothetical protein), translating to MSAAADVIVLSSSPDRIPNGSPVLPAHDPAKLFDLSPPSASPSPVRSPSELFQISTRSRFFELETPSRNKENKTPKEPPVRKVNTTSKAKSASSQDKPKRRGRKPASESQTVLGDSGLAGLAQQSAPKKTAGARKKRVDSEGKRGKATNRTIMGRVAKSGNVQAKPPQEKIMDVSTPNALPPTKPASGVVSLEIDGLQLETAMKRRIDWTPTKDTTARTVESSQQEVAEANPQSFGSLLSEYGFNDISSAQSDVRNLGDDGPTKRRRIELVDSRLFGSSKPASHDIDDKNLTEDSQQKQPEPKQKPKKQTKKFTTLTARVTASYLNNSHEGSDSSSKETTTSRENAATSRTRGSKRKGKATSKPKEPEFIVLSPEAAAKSLENQELIFGTCSQLEREDSPTSLKELQAAISESERYAVAEPSPLSSTLCATPTSRFTTARGLWSVAARDLEGSLIRQTEVVDLVDTPEPAKMTTSTNDSRNEKALEDAATVPPKEPFDLPQSEPPKLKAIPAAKKEPSPAPGLPTIKASDNLKGTTSQHSKPQPKMPNYNGFTDAELSRQVASYGFKPVKNRKAMIDLLQKCWVSKHGKGTTFETQAGSQNTSTEPTPVLTSSEPNTSQKQPRKTATSRKTAAKSKTNPDSNPPPKINSRKTPSSSDATKAPSIQSKPTQPPPIQSLSNVEEIEDSEEETLPSPFRIQNRYTPQPPETRQALPVSKTLYSPSRPKPRTTKSTTNNSATLNQKQPDLADQIFKAMHAQPAGTPSRPSWHEKILMYDPIILEDFATWLNTEGLGLVGEDREVSAAFLRKWCESRGICCCYR from the exons ATGAGCGCCGCAGCGGACGTTATCGTCCTCTCTTCATCCCCAGATCGCATTCCCAACGGTTCTCCAGTACTGCCTGCTCATGATCCCGCGAAGCTGTTCGACTTGTCCCCGCCAAGTGCATCTCCGTCTCCGGTACGATCACCATCAGAGTTATTCCAAATTTCTACGCGTTCCAGGTTTTTTGAGCTTGAAACCCCATCACggaacaaggaaaacaagacaCCCAAGGAACCACCAGTCAGAAAGGTTAACACCACTTCTAAAGCAAAAAGCGCTTCCTCACAGGACAAACCCAAGCGGAGGGGCAGGAAGCCCGCAAGCGAGTCGCAGACGGTACTCGGTGACTCGGGACTTGCTGGCCTAGCACAACAGAGCGCACCGAAGAAAACTGCAGGCGCCAGGAAGAAGCGCGTGGATAGCGAGGGCAAGCGTGGAAAAGCTACGAACAGAACTATAATGGGGAGGGTTGCGAAGTCTGGCAATGTGCAGGCTAAACCGCCTCAGGAGAAGATTATGGATGTGTCGACTCCGAACGCCTTGCCGCCAACGAAACCTGCCAGTGGGGTCGTTAGTCTAGAAATTGATGGTCTACAATTAGAAACTGCTATGAAGCGGAGAATAGATTGGACGCCCACTAAGGATACTACTGCGCGAACGGTAGAGTCGAGTCAGCAGGAGGTTGCAGAAGCCAACCCCCAAAGTTTTGGTAGCCTGCTGTCTGAGTACGGTTTCAATGATATTTCTTCAGCTCAGAGTGATGTTAGGAATCTTGGAGATGATGGTCCAACGAAGCGTAGACGTATAGAG CTCGTGGATTCCAGGTTATTTGGTTCATCGAAGCCAGCATCGCATGATATCGACGATAAGAACCTCACTGAAGATAGCCAGCAGAAACAGCCAGAACCCAAGCAGAAACCGAAGAAACAGACAAAGAAATTTACGACACTTACAGCTCGTGTAACAGCAAGTTATCTCAATAACTCCCACGAGGGATCAGATTCGTCAAGCAAAGAAACCACTACTTCTCGAGAAAATGCAGCAACTTCAAGAACAAGAGGctcgaaaaggaaagggaaagccACCTCAAAACCTAAGGAGCCCGAATTCATAGTTCTTTCACCCGAAGCAGCTGCAAAGTCGCTAGAAAACCAAGAACTCATTTTCGGAACTTGTAGTCAATTAGAGCGAGAGGATTCTCCAACCTCGCTAAAAGAGCTACAGGCAGCCATCAGTGAGTCGGAGAGGTACGCTGTGGCAGAGCCCTCTCCTCTGAGTTCAACACTATGTGCAACACCCACCTCACGGTTTACTACTGCAAGAGGTCTATGGTCTGTTGCAGCCAGAGACTTAGAAGGGTCATTGATTCGCCAAACGGAAGTTGTGGACTTGGTGGATACACCTGAGCCTGCTAAGATGACGACCTCGACCAACGATAGCCGTAATGAGAAGGCGTTGGAGGATGCAGCCACTGTCCCTCCTAAAGAACCGTTTGATTTGCCCCAGAGTGAGCCCCCTAAGCTCAAAGCTATCCCAGCCGCGAAGAAAGAACCATCCCCAGCACCTGGTCTGCCCACGATTAAAGCTAGCGACAACCTTAAAGGAACCACCTCGCAACATTCCAAGCCGCAACCTAAGATGCCGAATTACAACGGCTTCACGGATGCCGAATTGTCGAGACAGGTCGCCTCGTACGGTTTTAAGCCCGTAAAGAACCGAAAGGCAATGATCGACCTTCTTCAAAAATGCTGGGTGTCTAAGCATGGTAAAGGCACAACCTTCGAAACCCAAGCTGGCTCGCAAAACACATCTACAGAACCAACTCCTGTCCTCACCTCTTCCGAACCCAACACATCTCAGAAACAGCCACGCAAAACCGCTACCTCACGAAAAACAGCCGCAAAGTCCAAAACAAACCCCGACTCAAACCCACCCCCAAAAATAAATTCCAGGAAAACGCCATCAAGCAGCGATGCTACCAAAGCCCCGAGCATTCAATCAAAACCAACTCAACCACCGCCGATACAGTCCCTCAGCAACgtcgaagaaatcgaagactcagaagaagaaaccctCCCTTCACCCTTCCGAATCCAAAACAGATATACACCCCAACCCCCCGAAACCAGACAAGCCTTACCTGTCTCAAAAACACTATATAGCCCATCTCGCCCCAAACCCCGTACCACCAAGTCAACGACTAATAACAGCGCAACCCTCAATCAGAAACAACCAGACTTAGCCGACCAAATCTTCAAGGCCATGCACGCACAGCCAGCCGGAACGCCTAGTCGTCCGAGCTGGCACGAAAAGATCCTCATGTACGACCCCATTATCCTCGAGGATTTCGCCACCTGGTTGAACACCGAGGGTCTAGGTCTCGTTGGCGAGGATCGGGAAGTCAGTGCCGCTTTCTTGAGAAAATGGTGTGAGAGTCGGGGGATTTGCTGTTGCTATCGATGA
- a CDS encoding uncharacterized protein (expressed protein), with protein MTVMGLLNCAGAGRIRLASYPPPLCPCSRSGCFSRFLSTLYGHGRSFTLKGRAFGSINCSKISLVLHCMLGLINFWFFLERLCMYLRIVFAVFPFHFLYCFCSLLAKLEILAYPNRTAAYSPRRSTIRNRKLFKESEFSIVLQ; from the coding sequence ATGACCGTCATGGGTCTCTTGAATTGCGCTGGTGCAGGGCGCATTCGTCTTGCTTCATATCCTCCACCCTTGTGTCCTTGTTCTCGATCGGGATGCTTTTCACGATTTCTGTCGACGTTATATGGGCATGGCAGGAGTTTTACTCTGAAGGGAAGAGCATTTGGCAGCATAAATTGCTCCAAAATCAGCTTGGTTTTACATTGCATGTTGGGTCTGATCAATTTCTGGTTTTTCTTGGAACGTCTCTGTATGTACCTTAGAATCGTCTTCGCCGTTTTCCCGtttcattttctctattGCTTCTGTTCTCTCTTGGCAAAATTGGAGATACTTGCGTATCCGAATAGAACCGCCGCTTATTCACCGCGTCGATCTACTATACGCAACCGAAAACTTTTTAAGGAATCGGAATTTTCCATAGTATTACAATGA
- a CDS encoding cyclic nucleotide-binding domain protein (leucine rich repeat protein) produces MRRHGRSGGGSTKALAPVSDTVSLIHSFDSVMNPNRPVRPSPLAFSNIQALPLDLVDRLRSFPLFQSTPESFLSAVGRHLRPQLHQANDYILTEGDEAKAIYWLVRGAVSVTSRDGESVYVDLEPGAFFGEIGVLMDRPRTATIIARSRCLLIVLTKEDFRNILPHFPDVEQAIRDEAQERLMLLEKKKKETSAPPVDDIISRRGNKRLRETFSKDMSLAEQEGTALNWKSVNKKRKSPSPGLTDGVSSSALANGLVNVRLLLKELPLFAGLPGDILHFLGLNAQPRSYPPFTDIIKQDSQGREIYFIVRGEVEVLTERTHTEDVSHSVPNTIEHPGFEVKARLKAGQYFGEVVSLSLAPRRTATVRTINAVECLMISGDVLAEFWEKCPHDVRQQVEETAKERLQSAADGDVVMAEADGVGQFVGDSNFKVSASRRRSMPLLTLTETELDGPHTNKADDQAVLRPSDPDPFLNVGLDKVRLKSRRGSVAPLTPEEVSGEQQRPSPPSEPRSTSSSFLTLPEAAVSTTLKTQRESHKVNRGVLPDNILVRILNLLELHHLFRVRAVSLHWSEIINTSTDLLHDLDLSMYNRQITDDVLVKIICPFVGNRPRYVDISNCFHITDEGFNKLAATCGSNVVAWKMKSVWDVTASAILDMASTANGLQEVDLSNCRKVGDTLLARIIGWVMPGQHKDEPVKTSKGVLKPTMQTAAGAVFGCPKLTKLTLSYCKHVTDRSMHHIASHAAHRIEQMDLTRCTSITDQGFQYWGNARFTNLRRLCLADCTYLTDQAIVYLTNAAKQLQELDLSFCCALSDTATEVLALQCSQLTYLNMSFCGSAISDPSLRSIGLHLLHLKRLSVRGCVRVTGAGVEAVSDGCNQLESFDVSQCKNLTPWLEDGGHFKYQNKISFETVAQNGKVFR; encoded by the exons ATGCGGCGCCATGGCAGGTCCGGCGGAGGCTCGACCAAAGCCCTCGCGCCGGTGTCTGATACAGTCTCGCTAATTCATTCATTCGACTCGGTCATGAATCCCAATCGCCCGGTCCGCCCTTCTCCCTTGGCCTTCTCTAATATTCAAGCTCTTCCATTGGATCTGGTCGACCGATTGCGCTCTTTCCCGTTGTTCCAATCTACCCCGGAATCCTTTTTGAGCGCGGTGGGGCGGCATCTGCGCCCCCAACTCCATCAGGCCAATGATTATATTTTGACGGAAGGGGACGAGGCCAAGGCGATATATTGGCTGGTCCGGGGCGCAGTCTCCGTTACTTCCCGCGATGGCGAGAGTGTATATGTGGATCTTGAGCCAGGCGCTTTCTTTGGTGAAATAGGCGTGCTGATGGATCGTCCGCGGACTGCGACTATTATCGCTCGCTCCAGATGTCTGCTGATCGTCTTAACAAAGGAAGACTTTAGAAATATCCTTCCTCACTTCCCAGATGTGGAGCAAGCCATCCGAGATGAAGCTCAAGAGAGGTTGATgctcttggagaagaagaagaaggagacaTCCGCGCCTCCAGTGGATGATATTATATCTCGCAGAGGAAACAAACGTCTGAGAGAAACTTTTTCCAAAGACATGTCTCTTGCGGAGCAAGAGGGCACGGCGTTGAACTGGAAGTCGGTCAACAAGAAACGCAAATCTCCCAGTCCTGGGTTAACGGATGGAGTTTCTTCAAGCGCACTCGCTAACGGACTTGTTAACGTGCGTCTTTTACTCAAAGAATTACCTCTGTTCGCCGGTCTTCCAGGGGACATCCTTCATTTCTTAGGCCTTAACGCCCAACCCCGGTCGTATCCTCCTTTCACCGACATTATCAAGCAGGACTCCCAAGGGCGGGAGATATACTTTATAGTTCGCGGCGAAGTTGAAGTATTGACTGAACGTACACACACAGAGGATGTCTCACACTCCGTGCCGAACACCATTGAACACCCGGGCTTTGAAGTGAAAGCGAGGCTGAAAGCGGGACAGTACTTTGGTGAGGTTGTAAGTCTTTCTCTGGCGCCACGCAGGACTGCAACAGTGCGTACTATCAACGCAGTTGAGTGCCTTATGATTAGCGGTGATGTCCTTGCCGAGTTTTGGGAGAAGTGCCCCCATGATGTTCGGCAGCAGGTGGAGGAAACTGCCAAAGAGCGGCTGCAATCGGCAGCTGATGGCGATGTCGTAATGGCTGAAGCGGACGGTGTTGGACAATTCGTTGGAGATAGCAACTTTAAAGTCAGCGCCTCGCGACGCCGATCGATGCCCCTCCTCACACTCACAGAAACAGAACTCGATGGTCCGCACACCAACAAGGCGGACGACCAGGCCGTTTTACGTCCCTCGGATCCAGATCCATTTCTCAATGTCGGCTTAGACAAGGTCCGGCTGAAAAGTAGACGCGGATCCGTCGCTCCGTTGACACCAGAGGAGGTCTCTGGGGAACAGCAACGGCCGTCACCACCATCTGAACCACGTTCGACAAGCTCGTCATTTCTCACGCTGCCCGAAGCCGCTGTGTCGACTACTCTAAAAACGCAGCGCGAGTCGCACAAAGTGAATCGTGGCGTGCTTCCTGATAATATCTTAGTGAGAATTCTCAACCTTCTAGAACTTCATCATCTTTTTCGAGTACGGGCGGTCTCCCTTCATTGGTCAGAGATCATCAATACATCTACGGATTTGCTGCACGATCTGGACCTAAGCATGTATAATCGACAAATCACCGATGACGTGTTAGTGAAAATCATATGTCCGTTTGTTGGGAATAGACCCCGCTATGTTGATATTAGCAATTGCTTTCACATCACCGATGAGGGATTCAATAAATTGGCTGCTACATGCGGTTCTAACGTCGTTGCGTGGAAGATGAAAAGTGTGTGGGACGTCACTGCATCCGCCATCCTTGACATGGCGAGCACGGCAAATGGATTGCAAGAGGTGGACTTGAGCAACTGCCGGAAAGTCGGGGACACGCTCTTGGCTCGGATTATTGGTTGGGTCATGCCTGGCCAACACAAAGATGAGCCTGTGAAGACGAGTAAAGGGGTTCTTAAACCCACCATGCAAACCGCGGCTGGTGCTGTCTTCGGCTGCCCCAAGCTGACGAAATTGACGCTGTCATACTGCAAACACGTCACCGACCGGTCAATGCACCATATTGCGTCTCATGCTGCTCATAGAATCGAACAAATGGACTTGACACGTTGCACCTCTATCACAGACCAAGGTTTTCAATATTGGGGGAACGCGCGATTCACCAATCTGCGGAGGCTTTGTTTAGCCGACTGCACGTATTTGACCGACCAAGCTATTGTTTATTTGACCAACGCTGCTAAGCAGCTACAGGAATTGGATCTG TCGTTTTGTTGCGCATTATCAGATACAGCAACAGAGGTCCTTGCTCTTCAGTGTTCTCAATTGACTTATTTGAATATGTCTTTCTGTGGCTCTGCAATCTCCGACCCTTCCCTGCGCAGCAttggtcttcatcttttgcACCTGAAGCGACTATCGGTTCGTGGCTGCGTTCGAGTCACCGGCGCCGGGGTAGAGGCAGTGTCTGACGGCTGTAACCAGCTGGAGTCGTTTGATGTCAGCCAGTGCAAGAACCTCACGCCCTGGCTCGAAGATGGCGGACATTTCAAATATCAGAACAAGATTAGCTTCGAGACAGTGGCTCAAAATGGTAAAGTATTTCGATGA